ACAATTCTATCAGCTCTGTTAATTTCTTTTAAGGGCTCTCTCAAAATTCCAACAGGAAAAAGTTTATAGTTGCTTAATAATTGTCCTGCATCTATAAGAAGGATATTTAAATCCCTCGCTAATTGAATATGCTGGAATCCATCGTCTAAGATGAGTACTTCTGCACCAAATTTTTCAATGGCAATAGTACCTGCTTTAAATCTATTCTTGCCAACAATGACCGGTATTCCTTGAAGGCTCTTTGCTAACATATAAGGTTCATCTCCGGCATTATAAGGATCTAACAAAATATATTTTTCATCTGAAACGATATCTATTCTATTTCTTCTCTTCCTTTTATATCCTCGACTCAATATTGCTACTTTGTAACCTTTGTCTTTTAATTTTTTAGCTAACAAAATAACAAAAGGAGATTTACCAACACCACCTAAAGTAATATTCCCAACACTGATGACTTTAGTTGGAAGGCTCTTGATATTGAATATATGAGTGATATAAAAAAAACGCCTCACAAAATGAATCATTCTATAAAGTAAAGAGAAAAAAAAGAGAAGGATCGAGATAGACCTAGAAATAATATCATTCCTTTTTCCATATATTATTTCTCTTAAAAATCTTTCCATTGTCATCTCATTTAGATGAATCTGTCTAATATCTCCAGACTCTTTAATACAGAGCCATGATTTTCCTCTATAGCCTTATATGCCTTTTCTCCTGATTCTTTCAATCTCTCGTTGTTTTTCAATAATTCCTTTGCTTTGATAATAAATTCAGTTTCATTATTAATCTGAATGCCCCCACCTATTTCTTTTATTACGCTAGCGATCTCTAAAAAATTATCCATATAAGGACCAAAAAAAACAGGTCTTTTATAGATTATGGGCTCAAGGATATTGTGCCCACCAATTTTAGGTACCAGACTTCCTCCTACAAAGATTATTGTACTGATGCTATAAAATTTTGATAATTCTCCTAAGGTATCTAGAATCAAAACATTATTTTTATCTATAAAAGCCTTGTTCAATTCATTAGTAATAGAAGTCTTTCTTATAGCTCCAAATCCTTCTCTCTTTATCAAACTCTCTATCTCTCCTACCCTCTCTAAATGTCTTGGTGCAATAATAAGAACAAGGGAGGGATATTCCGTTTTAATATTACGGAACACATTTAAAACTTTGCCCTCCTCCCCTGGATGGGTACTTCCTGCAATCATTATCTTTTCATTTTTCAACTGGTCTAAGGAACCCTCTCTATTTTCTTTGTCTTCACTTGAAATCAACATCAATGCCTGATCAAATTTCATGTTACCCAATACTTTAACTCTTTCCTTTTTAGCTCCAAGCTCGATAATCCTCTCAGCATCCTTTTCTGTTTGCATACCAAAAAAGGAAAGATAGAATAACACCCTTTTCATAAAAAATCCTATCATCTTATATTTTTTAAAAGAACGACTAGAAATCCTGCCATTAAAGATTACAGAGGGGATATTTTTTGTATAAAGAAATCTTAGAAAGTTCGGCCATATCTCAGTTTCCATTGTTATAAACAATTTTGGATTCAAATATTCTATCACCCTCTTTATAATCCATGGGTGATCAAAGGGGAAAAATATAATATTCTCTGTCTCTTTTATCTTATTCCTTGCTGTATTATTTCCTGTCTCTGTTAC
This sequence is a window from Nitrospinota bacterium. Protein-coding genes within it:
- the lpxK gene encoding tetraacyldisaccharide 4'-kinase, whose protein sequence is MERFLREIIYGKRNDIISRSISILLFFFSLLYRMIHFVRRFFYITHIFNIKSLPTKVISVGNITLGGVGKSPFVILLAKKLKDKGYKVAILSRGYKRKRRNRIDIVSDEKYILLDPYNAGDEPYMLAKSLQGIPVIVGKNRFKAGTIAIEKFGAEVLILDDGFQHIQLARDLNILLIDAGQLLSNYKLFPVGILREPLKEINRADRIVFSKYSSILEPQINLLKKKINKNIPFYYSSFEPSELINLNESIKEDVSFLENKKVLAFCGIAEPESFRSTLKSLNADIKDFFIFPDHHDFSDRDLNYIRNMIRSNNIDLVITTEKDGIRLLRYLPTEFPFWVLRIRTNVIEEKKLEEDLVSLLQD
- a CDS encoding 3-deoxy-D-manno-octulosonic acid transferase; translation: MYLLYNLLIHLVTIILFPFLIFKVLTTKKYRRGIKERLGYISLDIKQRLKGNRPVWLHAVSVGEVNASLPLIKEIKKKYPTLDIVVSTVTETGNNTARNKIKETENIIFFPFDHPWIIKRVIEYLNPKLFITMETEIWPNFLRFLYTKNIPSVIFNGRISSRSFKKYKMIGFFMKRVLFYLSFFGMQTEKDAERIIELGAKKERVKVLGNMKFDQALMLISSEDKENREGSLDQLKNEKIMIAGSTHPGEEGKVLNVFRNIKTEYPSLVLIIAPRHLERVGEIESLIKREGFGAIRKTSITNELNKAFIDKNNVLILDTLGELSKFYSISTIIFVGGSLVPKIGGHNILEPIIYKRPVFFGPYMDNFLEIASVIKEIGGGIQINNETEFIIKAKELLKNNERLKESGEKAYKAIEENHGSVLKSLEILDRFI